The proteins below are encoded in one region of Pieris rapae chromosome W, ilPieRapa1.1, whole genome shotgun sequence:
- the LOC123690438 gene encoding beta-catenin-like protein 1 produces MDVGELLSFKPTPTPKRPNEDELGDSDEESVRSKKSTSTSSRFGIGKICKDPNHHHLPKEPTITDKEREDILKFVENVVTEELTDVDILHESEEGAEELINALADAECSSVLLHNLARLDELVPDERDAVHNTLGIVENITEFRPELWVEDAKQGFIQWILKRLKMKMPVDANKLYATEILSILLQNTPENRKFLGELDGINVLLQELAVSIFFSIYKDLQDFTVRP; encoded by the exons atggaCGTCGGCGAACTATTGTcttttaag CCTACCCCAACACCTAAGCGTCCTAATGAAGATGAACTTGGAGATTCTGATGAGGAAAGTGTACGTTCGAAAAAAAGTACGTCGACGAGCAGTCGGTTCGGAATTGGAAAGATCTGCAAAGATCCCAACCATCATCATCTACCCAAAGAACCTACTATAACTGACAAAGAACGCGAAGATATTCTAAAatttgtagaaaatgttgttacAGAG GAGTTAACGGATGTTGATATATTGCATGAGAGTGAGGAAGGTGCAGAGGAACTAATCAATGCTTTAGCTGATGCAGAGTGTTCATCTGTACTCTTACATAATTTGGCTCGTCTTGATGAACTAGTGCCAGATGAGAGAGATGCTGTACATAATACTTTAG GGATAGTTGAAAATATAACTGAGTTTCGTCCTGAATTATGGGTTGAAGATGCAAAACAAGGTTTCATTCAGTGGATTCTTAAGAGATTGAAG aTGAAAATGCCAGTCGAtgccaataaattatatgcaaCAGAGATTTTGTCAATTCTTCTGCAGAATACACCCGAGAACAGAAAATTTTTAGGAGAACTTGATGGCATCAATGTACTACTACAAGAGTTAGCtgtgagtatttttttctcaatatataaagatttacaAGATTTTACTGTAAGGCCTTAA